The Phaseolus vulgaris cultivar G19833 chromosome 10, P. vulgaris v2.0, whole genome shotgun sequence DNA window GACAGCATGACATAATATTTCCATTGGTTGTGATCTAAATTCACAAAAACAATTTGACGAACAAGGTTCGAATTTGAAGATGGACATGATGGACGAGGATGAAACTTCTGCACCCAGAGGTTTCCTTCTACTACCTTCTCTTCATGCACGAAATAAATCACGGAAATTGAAACCCTTTTGATTATTTTGTGTGTCTCCATGTCTTAAACGCAGAGGGGAAGCCCGTTTTGGTGATCCTGGTTGGAGCACCTGGAAGTGGCAAATCCACCTTCGGTGAAGATGTAATGCGTTCCTCTACTCGCCACTGGGTTCGCGTTTGCCAGGTTTAGTTCACTCTCTTCTCTCTGTTCGATGAAATGTTTCAGTGGGTTTCACTTTTACCActgcactttttttttttcactagaTCGGATAACCATGAAAGGGAAAcaaataaagtttttattttttaagttgtttttcaTGACCACAATCATACCATGGTCGCAATGTGAAAGTTTTTTATGCATTTGGCGACGGTTCTGGTATTGGCAATGCAGTACCAACTGCACTTCAAAGCAATGAAAACATGCTTGGGAGTGTTAGTTCGTCGTCGAGAATTGATGGGAAATGGTTGATTTTTGCAGTGTTAGTAAGTCTGAGTTGAATCAAGGGTAGCTTTTTATCCTTGGgcatttgatatatttttattggGTGTGCCAGTACATGCCTGAATGGGGGACTTTAGGGTATGTTTGGATGGAGGACAAGGCAAAAAGATGAGGGGTTTGGGAGAGATAGCTAGATACATATTTCAtggttaaaatatatttttagcgAAGTATATTcattctataaaagaaattttaacATTAGaacaaaagaaatgaaaattgtCATGTACCTCCTCTCCTCCAGCCAACACTTTACCCTTGTCTgattttctttgatttcttctctctctccttCTCAACTTCTAAAGAAATATACTTGTATAAAATGATGCAATCAATATATTTGGTGAAAGCAAATCTTATGCCCGTCATTGTAGTGTTTGATTTGTTTGGCCATATATAAAGACAATTTGAATAATGCCTTGATACATCCCTTGATAAATCGATTAGTACACAGTCAACTTCTTGTCGCTCTATGCTCTGGTTCATTTATAATAATCTCCTCTCCACTCTTGAGAACTATTATTTATGTCTAAAGGATAttctatttcatatttaatgTGAACTTGAGTTGAGAAAGAAATCGGAAATACTATTGTTTGCTGTTGAAGAGCTAGTCTTTTGTTTCGGTTAAGGGTTTTGGCTGTGACATGACCCCACCCCTGAAATGGAAGACCAGTGCACAAGGCTAAAGTCTGAGGAGGATTTGTCATTTGCAATCTTACTTCCATATGTGGAGAGATTGTGGGGTTCTGTCGTGGGTTCGATGTACACAACCTTATCTTTGTGTGCACAAGGATACTGTTATTGGCAAGGTTATCAAACTCTAGGGTTAACTCGTAAACCCTTACGAGTTTAAGAGTCAGGTGAAGGTTGGCGAGTCAACTCGGGAGTAAACTCGTTTTTGAGTAAACCCGAAATTGACTCGGTCAAACTCGGACAAACTCGGCCAAACTCGCGAGTTTAAGACCGAGTCACCGAGTTGCGTAAAATGGACCCAAAACAGTGCATTTTCTTGCGATTAGGTTAGATTTTTTAGGGTTTTCCCTGGTTCACACTCACGATCTCATCTTCTCCACTGCCGTCATCGCCGCAGCATCTCGTCGCGCCGCTCGTCGTCGCATCTTGCCACGCCACTCCTCGCATCGCATCTTGTCGCGCCGCTCCTCGCATCGCACCTCGCCTCGCCGCACTGCGCGCCGTTCACAAAGCACTTCTGCTGCTGCAGTGAGGACAGATTGGGACATATTGGATTAGGGTTTTTAAAATTAGGTTTAAGCTTTTAAAAATGGATTGGGGCTTTTTTGTTCATTGGGTTTGGGGCAGACTTTTGGACATCCTGAAGTTTTTTTACTGCTTTGGACAGATTgaatttatgtttaattttagGGCAGATtggctaattgattattttttttagggtTAGATGATTTTCTTAGAGGTTTAGATAAATGagacttttaaattatataacattgatgttgttttagttattttattagTGTATGAActtgtttatttcaatattatggatttggtatcatgaattatttattttttgttaaattttttaggAGGAGTAGACTCTTACGAGTCTACGAGTCGGGTTTACGAGTCGGGTTTACTAGGCTCCCACGAGTCAGAGTAAACTCTCGAGTCTGATAACCTTGGTTATTGGTAAAACTAATGACCATCAAGTCTGAAGACAGTAAATTTACTCTTTTGCCAAGGCTCATCATTTGCTTCAACTCTATtgacagagagagagaaagaacagGCTCAACCAAAAGCCTTGGATCTTATCTAACACTGGTTATTCATTTGTTTTAGGACACTATTGGAAATGGTAAAGCAGGAACTAAAGCTCAATGCCTAAGCAGTGCAACTAGTGCGTTGAAGGATGGGAAGAGTGTATTTATTGATAGGTGCAATCTTAACAGAGAACAGCGGTCAGAATTTATAAAGCTTGATGGTGGACTCCAAATAGATGTCCATGCAGTTGTACTTGATCTTCCTGCTAAGCTTTGTATTTCTCGATCAGTCAAACGAACTGGGCATGAAGGAAATTTACAGGGTGGAAAAGCTGCTGCAGTTGTGAATAGAATGCTTCAACATAAAGAACTTCCCAAATTAAGTGAAGGCTTTAACCGGATAACATTTTGTCAGAATGAGAATGATGTAAAAAATGCTATTAATACATACAGCTCACTTGGGCCGCTGGATAGTCTTTCACATGGCTGCTTTGGTCAGAAGAATACAGATTCCAAAATTCAAGTTGGTATAATGAAGTTCCTAAAAAAAGCAGAGGTCCCACTTACTGCTACATCTACAACGAGAAGCACTGAAGACCCTACTTCCCAGACTCTAAGGAAAAATAATTCCTACTGCAAAGATAAGGAAACACTTTCCTCAATTTTAGATAATGCCAACTTAGAGTCAAAGGAAGTAGAAGGCCAAGAAGTTGGCTCTGCTGGTTACCATGCCGATCAAGTTTGTCTGGATGATATTTCCACTTTGGCATTTCCCTCTATTTCAACATCTGATTTCCAATTCAACCTTGAGAAGGCAGCTGATATTATTATCGAGAAGGTTGTGGAGTTCTCAAATAAGTTTAGGAATGCCAGACTTGTTCTTGTTGACTTGTCTCACAAGTCAAAGATTCTTTCCTTAGTTAAAGCCAGAGTCGTGGAAAAAAACATGGACACCCAAAGGTTTTTTACCCATGTTGGGGACATTACTCATCTTTATTCCAGGGGAGGTTTGCGATGTAATGCCATTGCTAATGCTGCCAACTGGTAAGTTCTATTTCTAAGATTGCAGTGTATATGTAAATCTGTTAAACATTAATCCATAATTCTGaattaaaaatttcataaacAGGAGATGACCCTCACCCTCGTACATGTGTGATTACTGACCATTATGACAGTTAGCTGACATGTCATTTTGTATGTTAGTATTGCACCAGTCTCTACGTATTTGAAGTTACATAAGGAAGTTTTTGTTTACTTTAATTTTATGATGAAATGCTATATCTAGCAATTCTTGTATGCCATGTACAATCAGCTGCTAATCAATCAAAGAAACTGCCTTTGATTTTGGCATCCATTGTAATTATTTGAGTTCACACCAAGACCTGCATGTTGATTGATGTGGATCTCTTTGTCTTTTAGTTATTTCCTGGGCCCCAGTTTAGCTCTTAATACTTGTAATAAACTGTATTTCAGTCAGACCTGCCACTTTCAAATTTTCTCTTGGTTAAGTGAAAAATCCTTTGCAGGAGGTTGAAACCTGGAGGTGGAGGTGTTAATGCAGCAATTTTTAATGCTGCAGGTCCAGAACTGGAGTCTGcaacaaaagaaaaagtaaaatctCTTTCGCCTGGGAATGCTGCTGTTGTCCCTCTACCTTCATCTTCTCCTTTGTTCACCAGAGAGGGTGTAACCCATGTAATACATGTTCTTGGACCTAATATGAACCCACAAAGACCAAATTATCTAAATAATGATTATAGTAAAGGCTGCAAAATTCTCCAAGATGCTTATACTTCACTTTTTGAAGGTTTTGCATCTATTGTGATGAACCAGCCAGGGATACCAGTGGGAAAAAGTGAAAACCTTGAAAGGAAGTCTTTGGAGTTGCCGGTTCGGTCTGATTGTTCTTCCAGAAAATATTTTACTAGTGATCAAAAGAGTAAGAGAGGTCATGATCATGGATCAGAGAAAAGCAAGAAATGCAAGGGAAATCATGATGGCTTAGGATTGGCCTTTACTAATTCTAAGGATGAAAAGGTAGATTCAGAGCATACAAGAACTGAGAGGAGCAGAAGTAAGGCTTGGGGATCATGGACTCAAGCTCTTCACCAAATAGCTATGCATCCTCAACAGCAAAAGGGTGACTTACTTGAAATTTCCGATGATGTTGTTgtattgaatgatatgtatccAAAGGTTGAATTagtcatttttctttttctttaccttATTTTATGTCTTATGAATTACTCTGCTACTAATGTATCAAACTGAATTTACTTGTGTTTTGCAGGCACAGAAGCATGTTCTGGTGTTGGCACGAATTGGGGGTCTTGACTGCCTCGCTGATGTCCAAAAGGAGCACCTTCAGTTATTGAACAAGATGCATGATGTGGGTTTAAAGTGGGCAGAGAAGTTCTTGAACGAGAATGCTTCTCTGGTATTTCGACTTGGATATCACTCGGTATGAAGAATATATGTTCAAGACTCTTAAGTCAAGAGCTATTTTTCCTCTACTCCAcccaaaaaaaggaaaagaatgtTCTGCTTTTATTAATGAGTGACTTTGGTACATATGTTTTCTGTGAAAACACATTTGAGTTAGGTGATGGCTAAATTGGATTCATTAAAAATTGAGTTTAAAGATAACTTCTTTGGTGGTTAAACTTATCAATCAATAACTCAAGGTTACTGATAAATACTAGCAGTGATTTTCAGCAAGGAAAGTTATTGAAaggaatatatttaaaattgtgaaagaaataagttactaaaaaaattacttgTCCTGTTAGACAGGTTCAGGTTTGAGAGGGTTAATCATCGGGTAACTGCAAGTGCAACTATGGCTGTGCGCTTTTCATTTGTTGGTCATGGTTTTAGGTGTATCATCTGTAAACTGAAATCTTCAGTAACTACTAAAGTATTTTTCTTCTGTACTATTTGCAGGCACCATCAATGCGACAACTACATTTACATGTTATTAGCCAGGACTTTGAATCAACACAATTAAAGAATAAGAAGCACTGGAACTCGTTTAACACTGCTTTCTTTCGTGACTCGGTTGATGTAATGGATGAGATCTCTAGTGATGGGAAGGCAACATTGAAAGATGATGACAAGCTACTCTCCATGGAGTTGAGGTGCCACAGATGTAGAAGTGCCCATCCAAACATACCCCGGTTAAAATCTCATATCAGCAGCTGTCAATCCCCCTTTCCTGCTTACCTACTTCAGAATGGACGTTTAGTGAATGCTCCGGGGGAACCTCGCAACAGTGTCCCGTAGTACTAGTTTTTTGCTTCCAATGCTGCCAAGCAAGACTACTTGTGATGCTGTCGTTTGAGTACACGAGATAAAACCATCAATGTGTAGTTAAAGATTGAAGCATTTTTGCCATctaggaaggaaaaaaaatgagtttctTTTCACCTTACCTTCCTTGTACGAGTGGTGATATTAGATGGTTTAACTTCAACTCCGGTGCAAGGAAGTTTGCTCCTTTAACTTGGTCGTTCCTTGAGATTCCATTCCCTATAAATATCACTACAATTTGGTTTACAACATCTGCAATCGTGTCAAATTGCACTTACTTTAATACTTAGGGAAATATCAAATCAATGAGTGGTAAATTCGATTGTTTTATCATTGATTTTTCAGTCGAATGAGTTTGAGTCCAACTCTAGTTTAATATTATAGTTAGCTTAAATATGCTTACcactaataaatttttaattttattttgagtgtctaataaaatttattttttttattttgtttgtggttttcaaatttattaagcATAACTGAAcctttttttgtgtttttctgtGTTCTACTGAAGGAATGTAAAAATGCTTCATAAGAAATTGATATTTCCGTCAAAATGGTCAATATTTATCGACCTTGTGAAATGAGTGATCCGTACGATCATACCTTTTAGGTTCTACCAGGgacttgtatttttttattttgtttttgtgacATTATAAAATTCAGAGTCACCATTGACACAAGTGCCCATAATGTGATTCAGTCAATACTAGAAAGTAACAAACTATTCTTCCAGGTTTCAGATCAAGTCACAAAATCTAAAGCTTAACAAATAAGTATTGCCTGAAACCTGATTCTTCAAGTACATTGACTTGCACTTCATCCTGTGTTAGGCAAGAAAATAAGGACAATACTTGGAGGGTGTATCATAgaaggaaatttaaaaataagggATAAGGGGGTTAGTAAGTTGTTAAGGGAGACCAACCTGCTGTGGGAGGAGGTTAGTTGATTTGTTGTGTAAAGTTTGACAGGATCAAACCTGTGTGAAAGGAACTACAttcctttgtaattcttttgtgaGTTTTGAAGAGTACTagaataaaacagttttttttttttctttttgctgTGTTCGTGGGgattctttgttttccttttggGAACCTAACAGTTTTGGTCCGACCTATCGGATTTAAAAAACAAAGAGGGAGGAAGAAAAGATGGAACAGAGGATGGCCGTAGTAGAGAAGTTTACCAGCGAACAGGGGATACGGAATTCGTAAATGAAAGCGAAAATTCTGGGGTTGAAGGAAGGCATGTTGGAGTtgaaagaaatcaaagaaatgTTGCGGGATCTCAAGAAAGGGGACAAAATCTCAAAAGAGGGAGAGAGTTCGGTGAATGGCGATGAAAGAAGGGAGGAACGATCAAGACAGGATAACCAGTGTGAATCTTTGATCTAGGATGGTGGAATTACCGATTTTTTAGGGCGTGGACCCAATGGGTTGGCTAGCCAGAGTAGAAAAAATCTTCGAGGTGCAGAATGTCACAGCCTGGGAAAGATTAAAACTGGCCTTCATCAGTATGGAAGGGAGCGCCAGTCCTTGGTTCAATTTTTGGAGAAAGAATTCGAAGAACCCTTCTTAGAAAGAGTTTTCCATGGCGCTAAATAGGAGGTTTGGGTAAAAGAGAGGACTTATGTTTTCTAGAAGTTGGCAAAGATCAAACAAAATGGAAGAGTTGATGAGTACATTCAATATTTTTGAGCTGTTAGTATCACAAGCACCACAGACAGGCGAGGAACAACTGCTGGGATATTTTTTTGTTGGGTTACAGTCCAAGATTCGTAACCAAATCAGATCTAATGATCCAAAGAATTGATGAGAGCAATGGAGATTGCACTAGATGTAGAGGAGTTTTTCAGGGAAGAAAAAACTAGCAACATAGGGAATAGGAATAATGCTTCTTTTGGGCGTTATCAAGGACGTACCAGAATAACAAGCCAAACAAAATTGTATAAGGGAAATAGTGGGCCAATTTCGTCTAGTTTGGCTAGAAATGCAAGGAAGGAGTCTTCCACCTCAAGTAGAGAGTTTCGACGAGGAGAAGGTTCAATAAATAAGGGGTCATGGACCCTTCCCTATCCCAAATATGTGAGAAGAAGGGAAGAGGGAAGATATTTCCATTGTGGAAGAGCGTACGATCCAGGGCATCGCTGCCTTGAAAAGAATTTGAGGGTAATCATCTGTGCAGAGGATGAGAGAGGCCCTACATAGGTGAATCAATGTATGTTGGGGCAGATTGAGGAGAATTTGGAGGATGAAGAAGAGGAGAAGGAGTGTCAACAAATGGATTTATCCATCTTTTCTGCTAGGGGTCTAACACAACCCAACACCATGAAGTTACAAGGGGAAGTGAAGGAAAGATTAGTGTTGGTGTTGATTGATAGTGGGGCTAGCCACAATTTCATATATGTCGAGTTGGTTAGCCAATTGGGGTTACTAGTTGAGTCCACATCGTCGTGTAACGCTAGGTTAGGTGATGGCCACAAAAAAAGGGTGAGTGGGTGTTGTCAAGGTGTGAAGGTGAAGCTGGGAAATTATATGTTTGAAGAGACTTTTTTCCTTTTTGGGTTAGGAGGAGTGGATGTGATCTTGGGAGTAGCATGGTTGCTGACGTTGGGCGATGTGAAAGTCAATTGGAAAACGTTGACAATGAATTTCTGCATTAACGGTCAACAGGTGCAAATTAGAGGAGACCCTAAGTTATCTAGGACTTTGGTGACTTCTAAAACTTTAAAAAAGGAGAAGGATATCAAAGCGGTGTTCCTCATAGGGGAATAGAGGGCGCTGACCAACCCAATTCATATCAGATTGGGATTGACAAGAAGATTACTGGGTTAACTTTGAAGCAAACAACAAAATTGAAAGATGTTTTGAAGGAATGTGAgggtttttttttaagaaaccaAGCATTTGCCACCCAACAGGGAAAGTGATCATAAGAATCCAATTAAAGCTAGGAAAGACCCGATTAATGTGAGACCGTATCGATACCCACATTTGCTAAAGACTGAGATagagaaacaggttgaagaaatGTTGAAGGCATGGATAATCAGACAAAACAACAACCTTTATTCAAGCCCTGTGATCCTAGTAAAAAAGAAGGATGACAGCTGGAGGTTTTGTGTGGACTATAGGGCCTTGAATAAGACAACTATTCCAGATAAATTTCCAATTCCGGTAATAGAGGAATTGTTGGATGAATTATTTGGGACACATTACTTCTCCAAGGTGGATTTGCAGGCTGGCTATCACCAAATTCGTATGCATGAATTGGA harbors:
- the LOC137818484 gene encoding transcription factor bHLH140 → MDMMDEDETSAPREGKPVLVILVGAPGSGKSTFGEDVMRSSTRHWVRVCQDTIGNGKAGTKAQCLSSATSALKDGKSVFIDRCNLNREQRSEFIKLDGGLQIDVHAVVLDLPAKLCISRSVKRTGHEGNLQGGKAAAVVNRMLQHKELPKLSEGFNRITFCQNENDVKNAINTYSSLGPLDSLSHGCFGQKNTDSKIQVGIMKFLKKAEVPLTATSTTRSTEDPTSQTLRKNNSYCKDKETLSSILDNANLESKEVEGQEVGSAGYHADQVCLDDISTLAFPSISTSDFQFNLEKAADIIIEKVVEFSNKFRNARLVLVDLSHKSKILSLVKARVVEKNMDTQRFFTHVGDITHLYSRGGLRCNAIANAANWRLKPGGGGVNAAIFNAAGPELESATKEKVKSLSPGNAAVVPLPSSSPLFTREGVTHVIHVLGPNMNPQRPNYLNNDYSKGCKILQDAYTSLFEGFASIVMNQPGIPVGKSENLERKSLELPVRSDCSSRKYFTSDQKSKRGHDHGSEKSKKCKGNHDGLGLAFTNSKDEKVDSEHTRTERSRSKAWGSWTQALHQIAMHPQQQKGDLLEISDDVVVLNDMYPKAQKHVLVLARIGGLDCLADVQKEHLQLLNKMHDVGLKWAEKFLNENASLVFRLGYHSAPSMRQLHLHVISQDFESTQLKNKKHWNSFNTAFFRDSVDVMDEISSDGKATLKDDDKLLSMELRCHRCRSAHPNIPRLKSHISSCQSPFPAYLLQNGRLVNAPGEPRNSVP